The Coffea eugenioides isolate CCC68of chromosome 8, Ceug_1.0, whole genome shotgun sequence genome has a segment encoding these proteins:
- the LOC113781384 gene encoding trihelix transcription factor GTL1-like, translating into MGENHQQQPVFSANQSHQYNHQQPYIFQETQNLQTIPDFFHYHHHFQALLQQQRRLQDQLQQCVLGQENVVSTSATTAAVAGNNIRPSVSFFPLNFKPPDLNENITSSKNGGLDDDGSEDDLFRRNSAAAAALAMASPHYCWQNQEDSATAIRQPFWKPLCTNISDGNNNSQDKEVRPEMHQNKYYKSSEDTEQMNSSLENSKNRLFGELESICRSASVASEANKTGGASAGNLATTFSTCLPITLDKHNTNAGATAAAAAIGHCHDGSESFSGHEAPVAVVSKNKKRKKLKDELSSMAIFFEGLVHQLMDHQEALHSNFMNAIERLDKERREREDAWRRQELEKLEQDMAARARERALASSREASIVSYLEKITGQSIKLPPRNHPSDFQLAMISSGAMNGELSPSTSKVCRDDLSINMTSRRWPKAEVEALIQIRSSLEQKFQRPGIKGPLWEQISNSMASMGFQRSAKRCKEKWENINKYFKKSRENAKQCRKKFKTCQYFDQLDQLHSKSQLANGGSYSCSSSSEHQAKPNNENQLPNPIEGLVPARNFRQGEFYCIPSMNVSEEEEEEEGEDGNVDYPDEGD; encoded by the exons GTACATCTTTCAAGAAACTCAAAACTTACAAACAATCCCAGATTTTTTCCACTATCATCATCATTTTCAAGCTCTTTTGCAGCAGCAAAGGAGGCTGCAGGACCAGCTGCAGCAGTGTGTTTTAGGTCAAGAAAATGTTGTTAGTACTAGTGCCACCACGGCTGCGGTTGCCGGCAACAATATCAGGCCCTCAGTTTCATTTTTCCCGCTGAACTTCAAGCCGCCGGATCTCAATGAGAATATTACTAGTAGTAAAAATGGAGGTTTGGATGATGATGGATCAGAAGATGATTTGTTTAGACGGAATagtgctgctgctgctgccttGGCTATGGCATCCCCACATTATTGTTGGCAAAATCAAGAAGATTCTGCTACTGCTATTAGACAACCTTTTTG GAAGCCACTGTGCACCAATATCTCGGATGGGAATAATAACTCACAGGACAAAGAAGTGCGGCCGGAAATGCACCAaaacaagtactacaagtcttCCGAAGATACTGAGCAAATGAATAGTTCTTTAGAGAACAGTAAGAATAGACTCTTTGGTGAGCTTGAATCAATTTGCAGAAGTGCCTCAGTTGCTAGTGAGGCTAATAAAACTGGTGGCGCCTCTGCTGGAAACTTGGCTACAACATTCAGTACCTGCTTGCCTATCACTCTAGACAAACATAACACCAATGCTGGCGCCACTGCTGCTGCGGCTGCCATTGGGCATTGTCATGACGGTTCTGAGTCATTTAGTGGTCATGAAGCGCCCGTAGCTGTGGTTTCaaagaacaagaaaaggaagaagttGAAAGATGAATTGAGTTCGATGGCCATATTTTTTGAGGGCTTGGTGCATCAGCTCATGGACCACCAGGAGGCTCTTCACAGTAATTTTATGAATgcaattgagagattagataaagaaagaagggaaagagAGGACGCTTGGAGGAGACAAGAATTAGAAAAACTTGAGCAAGACATGGCTGCCAGGGCCCGTGAACGGGCATTAGCTTCTAGTAGAGAGGCCTCCATTGTTTCATACTTGGAGAAAATCACTGGCCAAAGTATTAAACTTCCTCCTAGGAATCATCCCTCAGATTTCCAGCTGGCCATGATTTCTTCGGGAGCCATGAATGGCGAGCTCAGCCCCAGTACTAGCAAAGTCTGCAGGGATGATTTGAGTATAAACATGACCAGCAGGAGATGGCCTAAAGCTGAAGTGGAGGCATTGATTCAAATTCGAAGCAGCTTAGAGCAAAAGTTTCAAAGGCCGGGGATCAAAGGGCCTCTTTGGGAACAGATAAGCAATTCAATGGCGTCAATGGGATTTCAAAGGAGTGCCAAGAGATGCAAAgagaagtgggaaaacatcaacAAATACTTCAAGAAATCGCGAGAAAATGCGAAGCAATGTCGCAAGAAATTCAAGACTTGTCAGTACTTTGATCAGCTGGATCAACTCCACTCCAAGTCACAACTAGCTAATGGCGGTTCTTATTCTTGTAGCTCATCCTCAGAGCATCAGGCCAAGCCCAACAATGAAAATCAGCTTCCCAATCCGATTGAAGGCTTGGTTCCAGCCAGAAACTTCAGACAAGGTGAATTCTATTGTATTCCTAGTATGAATGTcagtgaagaagaagaagaagaagaaggagaagatgGTAATGTTGACTACCCTGATGAGGGAGACTGA
- the LOC113779196 gene encoding E3 ubiquitin ligase PARAQUAT TOLERANCE 3-like: MSIRFKFRSSVNFDSVDIDGRPSISVRELRFKIIRHKNLNICQDFDLVFSDAPSGKEYDDDNFQIPSGSSVIIKRVPARTAPSAMEPIDAVRSTVGKGSYPQIQVMDQMDECNVFEADVSPVPTAILTGSDLEVDKNKCGNGAKANITGLRSGRPKLESDDQPIPRGFHVSGNKGKAVEEQRVGKETVEERTKLEKLLDPNSTAVLDTGLPSELKCFLCNTYFKHAVMIPCCQHSFCEKCIRQELVEKTRCPKCFSNKCKVKDLLPNLSLRQAIEHFLESRMLMAGSENAFNKYVPDGESGIQGKDASCAVTVIQREPELPHSPSATGKGSNQVIAESFYGSIMRRNASFGPSELNFNNLAAGRQSAAPTKQKGVNLVHTLPQNHVFDEADSTHDRKRGWWVEGGDRNFQATGRHIKNQGYRTCYMCGSPDHLFRDCPASSGPHPMLQTGPGIVQGGVPGYASSYWNGAACAPVRPFPNIYCSPAMMTFNASLVPVSPYVVPPYAPPMYGGLPNSGGIMRAGTMAHPIGNRAEHHLGHSDYMELRYSESKRKFSNENWGRGQDFDVDEKSHERYGCREPERSHDYSIRKEREVSESHSDDSFARRSRKRKKQGDLGDSDTYSADGRHEKSSRSSVAVRDQKLYSSERSSQVIEHLHTSSSKHSEDKYKPHKRSSRKHHERREQSHSDPSWGHRHVSGKADDVRRRVDSHVRDSHKKHDNHSEFGLEPISPGDQRRSCKDRDSGLESRHPRHKMKLKNEDLYDDRWQMVSDLDEDRRDDYCRHKRKRIH, from the exons ATGTCAATTCGGTTCAAATTCAGGAGCTCGGTGAACTTCGACTCGGTGGATATCGATGGGCGGCCCTCTATCTCCGTACGCGAATTGAGGTTCAAAATCATTCGTCACAAAAATCTCAACATCTGTCAAGACTTTGATCTCGTCTTTTCTGATGCCCCTTCTGGCAAAG AATATGATGACGATAATTTTCAAATTCCAAGCGGTTCAAGTGTGATAATTAAAAGGGTTCCAGCGAGAACGGCACCTTCTGCTAT GGAGCCAATTGATGCTGTCAGGAGTACCGTGGGGAAAGGTTCTTATCCTCAAATTCAAGTT ATGGACCAAATGGATGAATGTAATGTTTTTGAGGCCGATGTGAGTCCTGTTCCTACCGCAATTTTAACTGGCTCTGATCTAGAGGTTGACAAGAATAAGTGTGGAAATGGTGCCAAGGCAAATATCACTGGTTTAAG GTCAGGACGTCCAAAGCTTGAATCAGATGATCAGCCTATACCGAGAG GTTTTCATGTTAGTGGAAATAAGGGGAAGGCTGTGGAGGAACAAAGAGTAGGGAAAGAAACAGTTGAAGAGCGGACGAAATTGGAAAA GTTATTGGATCCCAACTCTACAGCAGTGCTAGATACAGGATTGCCTTCAGAACTGAAATGCTTTTTGTGCAATACATATTTCAAGCATGCAGTGATGATACCTTGCTGTCAGCACAGTTTTTGCGAGAAAT GCATACGTCAGGAGCTGGTTGAGAAAACTAGGTGTCCTAAATGTTTCTCCAACAAATGCAAAGTGAAAGATTTGCTGCCAAACTTATCGCTTAGGCAAGCAATTGAACATTTTCTTGAGTCTCGAATGCTTATGGCTGGTTCAGAGAATGCTTTCAACAAATATGTTCCTg ATGGGGAATCTGGAATTCAAGGTAAAGATGCCTCTTGTGCTGTAACTGTTATCCAGAGAGAGCCAGAACTGCCTCACTCTCCATCTGCAACTGGGAAGGGATCCAATCAAGTTATTGCAGAATCATTTTATGGCTCAATTATGAGGAGAAATGCGTCCTTTGGGCCCTCTGAGCTTAATTTCAATAATTTAGCTGCAGGAAGACAATCAGCAGCTCCTACAAAACAGAAG GGGGTCAATTTGGTGCACACTTTGCctcaaaatcatgtttttgatGAAG CTGATTCTACCCATGACAGAAAGAGGGGATGGTGGGTTGAAG GTGGAGATAGAAATTTTCAAGCCACTGGCAGACACATCAAG AATCAGGGATACCGAACCTGTTACATGTGTGGTTCTCCAGACCATCTCTTCCGAGACTGCCCTGCTTCTTCTGGTCCACATCCTATGCTTCAGACTG GACCTGGTATAGTTCAAGGGGGAGTTCCAGGTTATGCATCATCCTACTGGAATGGTGCTGCATGTGCCCCAGTCAGGCCCTTTCCAAACATATATTGCAGCCCTGCAATGATGACCTTCAATGCTTCTCTAGTCCCTGTTTCACCCTATGTGGTTCCTCCCTATGCTCCACCTATGTATGGTGGCTTACCTAATTCTGG GGGAATCATGAGAGCAGGAACTATGGCTCATCCTATAGGAAACAGAGCTGAACATCATCTGGGCCATTCTGACTATATGGAGCTTCGGTACTCTGAAAGCAAAAGGAAGTTTTCAAATGAGAACTGGGGCAG AGGGCAAGATTTTGATGTTGATGAAAAAAGTCACGAGCGCTATGGATGTCGTGAACCTGAAAGATCACATGATTATAGCATTCGTAAAGAGAGGGAAGTAAGTGAAAGTCATTCAGATGACAGCTTTGCTCGAAGAtcaaggaagagaaaaaaacaGGGTGATCTTGGTGATTCTGATACTTACTCTGCTGATGGAAGGCACGAGAAAAGTTCACGTTCCTCTGTTGCTGTAAGAGATCAGAAGCTCTACTCCTCGGAGAGGTCCAGCCAAGTAATAGAACACTTGCATACTAGTTCTAGCAAGCATAGTGAAGACAAGTACAAACCCCATAAGAGAAGCTCAAGAAAACACCATGAGAGAAGGGAACAGTCTCACAGTGATCCTAGCTGGGGTCACCGACATGTATCTGGTAAAGCAGATGATGTTAGACGGAGGGTTGATTCCCATGTTAGAGATTCACATAAGAAACATGACAACCATTCAGAATTTGGTCTGGAACCAATATCTCCTGGTGATCAGAGAAGGTCATGTAAAGATCGAGATTCTGGGTTGGAGTCTAGGCATCCCAGGCACAAAATGAAACTCAAGAATGAAGATTTGTATGATGATAGGTGGCAGATGGTTAGTGACTTGGATGAAGACCGTAGAGATGATTATTGTCGCCACAAACGGAAAAGAATTCATTAA
- the LOC113779394 gene encoding cytochrome P450 CYP72A219-like, translating into MVPQVLVSCCNLIDRWKMLLAADGRSEIDINSELHGLSADVISRAAFGSSYKEGKKIFEHQKEQAVLASEAYRALYLPGLRFLPTKKNRRRYQVDIEIKAMLRDLICKKQKAMQDGEAGNADLLGLLLQCKEEKGNDMTIEDVIEECKQFYLAGQENTALWLTWTLILLSMHPAWQEKARQEVLRICGKSPPEMDILHRLNIVSVNMLLTPILFIFSQTPSGFTHIKSEIANRLIETKPEDLKDATTKGG; encoded by the exons ATGGTACCACAGGTTTTAGTAAGTTGTTGCAATCTCATTGATCGATGGAAGATGCTGCTTGCAGCCGATGGACGAAGCGAAATTGATATCAATTCTGAATTGCATGGTCTTTCTGCAGATGTGATTTCTAGAGCAGCCTTCGGAAGTAGCTATAAAGAAGGAAAGAAGATCTTTGAACATCAAAAAGAGCAAGCTGTGCTGGCAAGTGAAGCATATCGAGCTTTGTACCTCCCAGGACTCAG GTTTCTACCAACTAAGAAGAATAGAAGGAGATATCAGGTGGATATAGAGATCAAAGCAATGTTAAGAGATCTAATTTGCAAGAAGCAAAAGGCAATGCAAGATGGCGAAGCAGGTAATGCTGATCTGCTTGGATTGCTGTTGCAATgcaaagaagaaaagggaaatgaCATGACAATTGAGGATGTAATAGAGGAGTGTAAGCAGTTCTACCTTGCCGGCCAAGAGAACACTGCTCTCTGGCTTACATGGACCCTCATACTCCTGTCTATGCATCCGGCCTGGCAAGAGAAAGCCAGACAAGAGGTTCTACGAATTTGTGGAAAGTCCCCCCCTGAGATGGATATCTTGCACCGGCTCAATATTGTAAGTGTGAATATGTTGTTGACTCCAATTCTTTTCATCTTT TCTCAGACGCCATCAGGTTTCACTCACATCAAGAGTGAAATTGCTAATAGGCTGATTGAAACTAAACCAGAGGATCTCAAAGATGCAACTACTAAAGGGGGTTAA